TGACGTTCGCGGCCCACGTGCGCAGCATCCAGCACCGCGAAGCCACCCGCTTCGAAAGCCTGCGCCGCGCGCTACCGCTCACGGCCGCGCAACCGCGCGCCCCTCCGTTCGCGTCCTGAACCGTCGTCACCACGCGTGATGCGTTAGCGCATCGCGCAGTCAGCGCACGCTACCGGCGTGCGTAACGTGTCACGTTTCGAAGGACGATCCATGCGTCAACGTGTTGCGCGCGGCGTCATGCCGTGCGTGCCGGCGGCCGCTTCCGGTTCGTATCGCCGCGCCGACATTCGCCTGCAAGCGAACGTCCGGCTGCGCACGTGCGCGCCGACGGCAGCCTGCATCGATCCCGTTGCGATCCCGCTCCCGCATCCGTCCGTCGAATCCGTCTTTCCCGATCCGATTCGCTACTTGCAGATTCAGCCATGAAAACCGCTACTTTCGTTCGCGGCGCACTCGCCGCACTCGGCTTCGTCGTCATCCAGGCCGCCCATGCCCACGCACTGCCGAAGACGCAGGAACCGGCCGCCAACGCCACGCTCTCGAGCGCGCCGCACGCGGTCACGATCGATTTCAGCGAGGCGCTGGAGCCGGCCTTCAGCTCGATCGCCGTTACCGACAGCCACGGGCAGTCGGTCGCCGACGGAAAATCGGCCGTCGACACCGGCAACCGCAAGCGCATGCGCGTCGCGCTGTCGAACCTGACTCCCGGCGCGTACACGGTCGCGTGGATCGCGGTGGCCAGCGACGGCCATCGCACGCAAGGCCACTACACGTTCACGCTGAAATGATGCGCGCGACGCCTTCCGCACCGCACTCCACATCACAAGGAAAACAAAAGATGAAACGCTCGATTCCGACCGCCCTGTTCTTCTCGCTGCTGGCGCTGCATGCACCCGCCACGTTCGCCGCGCCTGCCGTGCAGGCCGACGCCTGCTGGATCCGCGCGATGCCGGCGACGGTGCCGTCGTCGGGGTACTTCACGCTGAAGAACGACGGCGACGCACCCGTCACGCTCACGGGCATCGATACGCCCGCATTCGGGATGGCGATGCTGCACGAAACGCAAACGAGCGGCAGCACCGCGAAGATGGTGCACGTCGAATCGGTCGAGGTGCCCGCGCACGGCATGGTCGCTTTCAAGCCGAAGAGCTATCACGTGATGCTCGAACAGCCGCGTCAGGCCGTCGCGCCCGGTGCGAAGATTCCGTTCCGGCTGCATTTCGCCGACGGTTCGACGGTGTCGGTGACCTGCGACGCCAAGGCGCCGTCGTACACCGGCCAGTAACGTTGCGTCCGCAACGACCCAAGGAGACGAACATGAAAAACCGCCTGCCGCTGGCCGACCTGATCGTCCGTTACCGGACGCCGTTGAACGTCGCCGTGCTGATCGTCTGCGGGTTGTGGGCCGCGTGGATCGCGTGGATGACGCGTCCTGCCGCGATCGATACGCCGCCGTCGATCCCCGCGTACTGCATGCGCGACGCAAGCTGACGTTCACCGGTGCGGCTGCGGCGGTTGTCCGGGCGATTTTGGCGTAGCATCATCGCGTCGTGTCGACCGCCGCCACCGCACCCTCCGGAGCACGCATGTCCGTTCAGACCTGGCTTCTCTTCGCCGCAGCCTATCTCGCCACGACGCTGTCGCCGGGGCCCAACGTGCTGCTCGTCATCCGCAACACGGTGCGCTACGGCACGCACGGCACGGCTGCGACGATCGCGGGCAATCTCGTCGCGCAGGGCGTGGTCGTACTGCTCGTCGCGCTCGGCGTCGGCGCGGTGCTGGCCGCGATGCCGCCGCTGTTCGTCGCGATGAAGGTCGTGGGCGCTGCGTACCTGATGTTGCTCGGGGTCCGGCAACTGCGCGGCGACCGGAAGGCCGCCACGTCGAACCGCACCACGGAGCCCGCCGTTCCCGATCGCAGGAAGCTGTTTCGCGAAGCGCTGTTCGTGTCCGGCAGCAATCCGAAGACGATGATCTTCCTGTCGGCGTTCATGCCGCAGTTCATCGTGCACGATCGTCCGCTCGCGCTGCAGTTCGTCGTGATGTACGCGACGATCGCGTGCACCGTCGTGGTCGTTCACAGCGTCTATTCGGCCGGCGTGCGCCGGTTCCATCGCGGTTTCGGCATGAGCCGTGCAGTGCGTGCGCTCAAGCGCGCGAGCGGGCTGCTGTTCGTCGGGCTCGGGATCAAGCTACTGACTGCGCGGCAGGCGTAAGCACGCATCCTCGATAGCGGTGCCGCCGCGCGATCCCGTCAGATCTCGTTCACGGCCAGCGCGGCGGTAATCTCCGCAAACGACGGCCGCGCGTCGACATCCTCGTTCAAACAGGCTGCCGCGAGTGCGTCGAGCGCATGCCTGCCGGCCCACGCGCGCGGCTCGCATCGCTCGAGCAACTCGCCGAGCAGATAGCCGAACGCACGCACTTCGAGCCGTTCGAACCCGGCTCCGCGCATGCGGTCGTTCACGTCGTAGAGCGACGCCGCGCCGAAATCCCCGAGCAGCGCGCCGCCTTCGCCGTCGTGCAGGATGTTGTGCGCGTACAGGTCGCCGTGCATGATGCCGCGTTCGTGCAGATGGCCCGCGACCGACGCGATGCCGTGCGCGATCCGCACCGCTGCCGCCGGCTCGAATCCCGCATCGGCTGCATATACGTCGCGCGTGCAGGTCGCGAAGCTCGGCGGCCCGGCGAGGTTCGTGAGCGCGGGATCGACCAGTTCCATCACGAGGCCGTGCGTGCCGTCCGGATGCCCGCGCACCTTGCCGATCACCGGAATCACGTTCGGGTGTTGCCCGGCATGCAGGCACGCCGCCATTTCGCAATCGGGCAGGCCGTCGCTCGTCACCGCGCCCTTGAACAGCTTGACCGCGACCGCGCGCGGTGCACGGCCTTCCGCCGTCCATTGCGCGCGGTAAATCACGCCCGATGCGCCCTCGCCGAGCTTCTGTTCGCACGCGAGCGATGCCCACTCGACGTCCACGATATCCGGCCCGGCCGACGCCGCGGCTTCCGGCGCCGCGCCGAACGGATTGCCGGCGGCGGCGAGCCACGCGAGCCGCGGCAGGCGCAGCAGCCAGTCCGGCAGGTCGTCCAGACGGTTCGCCGACAGGCGCACCAGTTCGAGCGCACGGCACGCGGCCATCTCGGCCGGCAGCGCGCGCAGCCGGTTGCCGGCGAGCATCAGCTTCTGCAAGCGCGAACAAGCGCCGATTTCGGCGGGCAGCGCGTCGATTTCGTTGTCGGTGAGGATCAGCCAGCGCAATGCGCGCGGCAGCGACCGGCGCGGCACGGTGCGAATCCGGTTCGCCTTGAAACCGATCATGTCGAGTTGCGTGCACGCGCCGAGCACGTCGGGGAATTCGGTGAAGCGGTTGCCGGATGCGAACAGGATGCGCAGGCGATGCAGCCGCGGCAGATCGTCCGGGAGCGCGGTGAGCGCATTGCCGGTCAGGTCGAGCACTTCGAGCGTGTCGGCAAGATCGAAAATCTCGCGCGGAAACTCGGTCAGCCCGCAGGCGAGCTTGAGTTGTCGTGCGCCCGACAGGTGTCCGGCCTGCAGTTGTTCGAGGGTAGATGTCACGGTGGAAAGCGGGTCGCAGTTGCGAGGGTCATCGGAACGATCGCCCGGATTTTACCGGGATCGCTTTCGCGTCCCCGTTCGTCGTGTCACACCCCCTTCACAAACGCGCAATGTGACGCTAGAATTGCGCCCCTTGCAGTGCAGTGCCGACGTGGTGAAATTGGTAGACACGCTATCTTGAGGGGGTAGTGGCGAAAGCTGTGCGAGTTCGAGTCTCGCCGTCGGCACCAGATACGGTATTACCGTGTTTCGAGCATGTTCAAAAAACCGCGACAGCGCATGGCTTCGCGGTTTTTTTGTTTTCGCCTCGATCACGCCGGCCCGCCCTGCCGCGCCAGCAGAAGAAAATTGCGAACCACCGCCGACGGCTCGTCGCATCGCGACGCAATCGCGAGCCTTGCACGCAGCGCACTCCCGCGAGCGGCCGATAGACGACCCCGGCAACCTGCACCTGCGTAATCGCCTTCGGCACGACGGACACGCCGAGCCCGGCCGCAACCAGCGTCACCGCGGACGCCATTTGCGGCGCCGGTTGCGCCATCCGCGGCTCGAACCCGGCGGCGTTGCATGCGGCGACGATATGATCGAACAGCGCGCCGCCGGCCTCGCGCGGCACTTGCACGAACGACTCGTCCGCCAGTTCCACCAGATCGATGCGCCGACGCTGCGCCAGCCGGTGCGCAACGGGCAGCGCGACGAACATCGACTCTTCGTCCCAGTCGGATACCTGCAACGTCGCGGCGGCGCGGCGCTCAGGCCGCACGATCGCGACGTCGAGGTGCCCGGCTTCCAGCGCCTCCAGCAGCACGCGCGAGGCCGCCTCCTGCAACGTCAGCTCCGCCTCCGGATACGCTTCCCGAAAGCGGCGGATCAGGTCCGACACTTTCGAATTGAAGGCCGCCGTCCCGGTGAAGCCCACGCGCAGATGCCCGGTTTCCCCGCGCGCGGCCCGTCTTGCCGCCCGCACCGCGCGCTCGGCACCGTCGAGCACGCGGCGCGCCTCTTGCGCGAAGACCTCGCCCGCCAGCGTCAGCTCGGCGCCGCGCGCGGTGCGCTTGAACAGTTCCACCCCGAGTTCGCTCTCGAGCGCCTTGATCTGCTGGCTCAACGGCGGCTGCCCGATGCCGAGCGCCTCGGCAGCCTTCGTGAAATTCGACGCGGCCGCCACGGCCAGGAAATATCGGAGATGTCGGAGTTCCATTCGGATGTGACCTCACGGTGTGCCGGATTGGCTCACCAGCCAGTGGTTAAACATATCTCTTCGGTTTCTTTCATATATTGGACATATACATGACGGTGCGCAAGAATTCAGTCATCCCTTCGCACATCGAGTGCAGCCATGTCCTCCCCTTCGATTCCCCGATCCATGCCCGGCGCGCAAAAGGCCACGCCCGATGCGCTGCCCGCCGGCGTTTCCCCGCGCTCGGCCGCGTACAAGCGCATCGCGCTGGCGCTCTTCCTTGCCGGTTTCTCCACGTTCTCGCTGCTGTACTGCGTCCAGCCGTTGCTTCCCGCGTTCGCGCGGGAATTCGGGCTGGGTGCGGCGTCGAGTTCGCTCTCGCTGTCGCTGTCGACCGGGATGCTGGCGGTCTCCATTCTGTGCGCCGGCGCACTGTCCGAACGCACCGGGCGGCGCGGGCTGATGTTCGCGTCGATGACGCTCGCCGCACTGTTCAACGTGTTCGCCGCGCTGTCGCCGAGCTGGAACCTGCTGCTGATCTGGCGTGCGCTGGAAGGGTTCGCGCTGGGCGGCGTCCCGGCGGTCGCGATGGCGTATCTCGCCGAGGAAATCGCGTCCGAGGGGCTCGGCTTCTCGATGGGGCTCTACGTCGGCGGGACCGCGTTCGGCGGCATGGTCGGGCGGATCGGCATGAGCGCGCTGGAAGAGCACTTCTCGTGGCGCACGGCGATGCTGGCGATCGGCGTCGTCGATCTCGTCGCGGCGGCCGCGTTCGTGATGCTGCTGCCGCCGTCGCGGCGCTTCGTGAAGCGCACCGATCTGACGCTGCGCCATCATTTCCGGTTGTGGGGCGCGCAACTGCGTCACGCGCGGCTGCCGTTCGTTTTCGCGATCGGCTTCCTCGTGATGGGCGCGTTCGTGACGATATACAACTATGCGGGGTTCCGGCTCACCGCGGCCCCGTTCAACCTGAGTTCGACCGCGTGCGGGCTGATCTTCGGCGCCTACCTGTTCGGGATGGTTTCGTCATCGAGCGCCGGCGCACTCGCCGATCGTCTCGGGCGGGCGCCGGTGCTCGTCAGCGGCCTGCTCGTGTTCGCGGCGGGCCTCGCGCTGACGCTGTCGCATTCGCTCGCCGCGATCGTCGTTGGCATCGTGCTCGTCACGATCGGCTTCTTCATTGCCCACTCGGTCGCGAGCGGCTGGGTCGGCCACCTCGCGGGGTCCGCGAAAGGGCACGCGGCATCGCTGTACCTGCTTGCCTACTATCTCGGGTCGAGCGTGCTCGGATCGGTCGGCGGCACGTTCTGGCAACACGGCGCGTGGACGAGCGTCGCCGCGTATGTCGCGGTGCTGCTCGTGCTCGGGCTGCTGGCCGCACGCCGGCTGGCCCGCGCGTAACGGATGCGGCGCGGATCGCGCGCGGTCCGGCCCCCGTGGCCTGCTTCAAGTACGCCACGCATCGGGCCGGTCGCGCATCGATCAGGACACCGGCACATCCCCCCCTTTCATCACATACGCCAGCTCGCGCCGCTTCAACCGCATCGCGAGCGCCGCCCGCGCGGCACCCGCCCCACCTACTGCACATACTGCTCGTTACCCGTCAGCCCGATCTTCGTCGCGCCCACGCGTTGCGCCGACGCCAATACCGCAGCGACATCGCGGTAAGGCGCCTGCCGGTCCGGCCGGAGCCGGATCTCGGCCTGCACCGGCTCGGCGGCCACCCGCGCCAGCTTCGCCTCGAGCGCCGCGCGATCGGGCACCGGCACGCCGTTCCATGACGTGAGCCCGTTCGCGGCGACGTCGATCTGCACGATCTCGGGCTCCACGGCCAGCGGCGGCGGCGTGCCGACCGGCAGGTTCATCCTGACCGCATGCATCTGGATCGGAATCGTGATGATCAACATGATCAGCAACACCAGCATCACGTCGATGAGCGGCGTGGTGTTGATGTCCACCATCACCTCCGGCTCGCTTCCGGACGACGATACATTCATCCCCATGACTGCCTCCTAACCGCCGCGCGCAGGCGGCTCCGTAATGAACGACACCTTCCCGATGCCCGCCCGCTCGCATGCGGTCATCACGCGACCGATGAATTCGTAGCGCGTACTCTCGTCGCCGCGCACGTGCACGTCCGGCTGCGGCGTCTGTACGGCGACGCTTTTCAGTCTTGCGAGCAACGCCGCCGCATCCACCTGCGACTCGTTCCAGAACACGTCGCCGTCGCGGTTCACCGCGATCTCGATGCTTTTCGGCTGGCTCTGCAACGGCTTCACGGTTTCCTTCGGCAAATCCAGCGGGATCGTATGCGTCACCACCGGAATCGTGATCAGGAAAATGATCAGCAGCACCAACATTACGTCGACGAGCGGCGTCGTATTGATCTGCGCGATGACTTCGTCGTCATCGTCCTGCCTGACGCTCATGGCCATGGTCCGCTCCGTTCAGTCGACGAGCGACGCGGCACGCGTATCGTTGCGCACGGGACGTTTGCCGCCCGCCAGCACCACGGTATGCAGTTGTGCGGCGAACGCGCGCACGCGCTCCATCACGGCCTTGTTGCGACGCACGAGGAAGTTGTAGCCGAGCACGGCGGGCACCGCCACGGCAAGACCGATCGCCGTCATGATCAGCGCCTCGCCCACCGGCCCCGCGACCTTGTCGATCGACGCCTGGCCGGCCACGCCGATCGCGGTCAGCGCGTGATAAATGCCCCACACCGTGCCGAACAGGCCCACGAACGGCGCGGTCGAACCCACCGTGCCGAGAAACGCGAGCCCGTCCTGCAGGCGGTTCGACACGTTGGTCACGGCCCGCTCGACCGACACGTCGATCCAGGTATTGCGGTCGACCGCTTCGAGCAGCACTTCGTCGTGGTGCTCGCCGGCCTCGATCGCCGTCTCCGCGATGAAGCGGAACGGCGACGACGCGTCGAGCAGCTGTGCGCCCTGTTCGAGCGACGGCGCACTCCAGAGCTGTGCGTCGGCACGTTTCGCGCGCCGGTTCGCGCGGGTCTGCTCGAAGAACTTGGTGACCATGATGTACCAGCTCCCCATCGACATCACGACGAGCAGGATCAGCACGAAACGCGCGACGAAATCGCCGCCGTGCCACAACGCGCCCAGTCCGTAAGGATTCTCGACGGTTTCCGACGTGGCCGGCGCGGGCGGCGGCGCAGGATGCGCGGCAACGGCCGGTTGCGATGCAACGACGGTCGAGGCTGATGCCGATGCCGGCACGGCGCTCGCCTGCGCCAGCGCAACGCCTGGCGCGACGAACACGCCTGCCGTACCGGCGGCAACGATCATGCTGGCCGCGAACGCGGCGAGGAAACGCTTCTTCATGTCTGCTCCATGGGTCGATCTGAATATGTGTTCAATGCGTGGGCTGCACGATGTCGCGACGCGCGCTGCTCAGTTCAGGTTGAACGAGAACGGCACCTGCACGCGCACCGACTGCCCCTGCGACAGGCAACTGAATCGCCGCACCGCCGCGAGCGCCGCGCGATCGAGGATCGGGTCGGCCGACCGCG
The sequence above is drawn from the Burkholderia stabilis genome and encodes:
- a CDS encoding ExbD/TolR family protein — translated: MGMNVSSSGSEPEVMVDINTTPLIDVMLVLLIMLIITIPIQMHAVRMNLPVGTPPPLAVEPEIVQIDVAANGLTSWNGVPVPDRAALEAKLARVAAEPVQAEIRLRPDRQAPYRDVAAVLASAQRVGATKIGLTGNEQYVQ
- a CDS encoding copper chaperone PCu(A)C, with protein sequence MKRSIPTALFFSLLALHAPATFAAPAVQADACWIRAMPATVPSSGYFTLKNDGDAPVTLTGIDTPAFGMAMLHETQTSGSTAKMVHVESVEVPAHGMVAFKPKSYHVMLEQPRQAVAPGAKIPFRLHFADGSTVSVTCDAKAPSYTGQ
- a CDS encoding MFS transporter, which codes for MSSPSIPRSMPGAQKATPDALPAGVSPRSAAYKRIALALFLAGFSTFSLLYCVQPLLPAFAREFGLGAASSSLSLSLSTGMLAVSILCAGALSERTGRRGLMFASMTLAALFNVFAALSPSWNLLLIWRALEGFALGGVPAVAMAYLAEEIASEGLGFSMGLYVGGTAFGGMVGRIGMSALEEHFSWRTAMLAIGVVDLVAAAAFVMLLPPSRRFVKRTDLTLRHHFRLWGAQLRHARLPFVFAIGFLVMGAFVTIYNYAGFRLTAAPFNLSSTACGLIFGAYLFGMVSSSSAGALADRLGRAPVLVSGLLVFAAGLALTLSHSLAAIVVGIVLVTIGFFIAHSVASGWVGHLAGSAKGHAASLYLLAYYLGSSVLGSVGGTFWQHGAWTSVAAYVAVLLVLGLLAARRLARA
- a CDS encoding leucine-rich repeat-containing protein kinase family protein, producing the protein MTSTLEQLQAGHLSGARQLKLACGLTEFPREIFDLADTLEVLDLTGNALTALPDDLPRLHRLRILFASGNRFTEFPDVLGACTQLDMIGFKANRIRTVPRRSLPRALRWLILTDNEIDALPAEIGACSRLQKLMLAGNRLRALPAEMAACRALELVRLSANRLDDLPDWLLRLPRLAWLAAAGNPFGAAPEAAASAGPDIVDVEWASLACEQKLGEGASGVIYRAQWTAEGRAPRAVAVKLFKGAVTSDGLPDCEMAACLHAGQHPNVIPVIGKVRGHPDGTHGLVMELVDPALTNLAGPPSFATCTRDVYAADAGFEPAAAVRIAHGIASVAGHLHERGIMHGDLYAHNILHDGEGGALLGDFGAASLYDVNDRMRGAGFERLEVRAFGYLLGELLERCEPRAWAGRHALDALAAACLNEDVDARPSFAEITAALAVNEI
- the copC gene encoding copper homeostasis periplasmic binding protein CopC, whose amino-acid sequence is MKTATFVRGALAALGFVVIQAAHAHALPKTQEPAANATLSSAPHAVTIDFSEALEPAFSSIAVTDSHGQSVADGKSAVDTGNRKRMRVALSNLTPGAYTVAWIAVASDGHRTQGHYTFTLK
- a CDS encoding ExbD/TolR family protein, which gives rise to MAMSVRQDDDDEVIAQINTTPLVDVMLVLLIIFLITIPVVTHTIPLDLPKETVKPLQSQPKSIEIAVNRDGDVFWNESQVDAAALLARLKSVAVQTPQPDVHVRGDESTRYEFIGRVMTACERAGIGKVSFITEPPARGG
- a CDS encoding MotA/TolQ/ExbB proton channel family protein, whose translation is MKKRFLAAFAASMIVAAGTAGVFVAPGVALAQASAVPASASASTVVASQPAVAAHPAPPPAPATSETVENPYGLGALWHGGDFVARFVLILLVVMSMGSWYIMVTKFFEQTRANRRAKRADAQLWSAPSLEQGAQLLDASSPFRFIAETAIEAGEHHDEVLLEAVDRNTWIDVSVERAVTNVSNRLQDGLAFLGTVGSTAPFVGLFGTVWGIYHALTAIGVAGQASIDKVAGPVGEALIMTAIGLAVAVPAVLGYNFLVRRNKAVMERVRAFAAQLHTVVLAGGKRPVRNDTRAASLVD
- a CDS encoding LysE family translocator, which translates into the protein MSVQTWLLFAAAYLATTLSPGPNVLLVIRNTVRYGTHGTAATIAGNLVAQGVVVLLVALGVGAVLAAMPPLFVAMKVVGAAYLMLLGVRQLRGDRKAATSNRTTEPAVPDRRKLFREALFVSGSNPKTMIFLSAFMPQFIVHDRPLALQFVVMYATIACTVVVVHSVYSAGVRRFHRGFGMSRAVRALKRASGLLFVGLGIKLLTARQA